In a single window of the Harpia harpyja isolate bHarHar1 chromosome 3, bHarHar1 primary haplotype, whole genome shotgun sequence genome:
- the NGB gene encoding neuroglobin, translating to MESGMPLSGRQQALIRESWQRVSGSPVQHGLVLFGRLFDLDPDLLPLFQYNCKQFASPQECLSTPEFLDHIRKVMLVIDAAVSHLENLSCLEEYLCNLGKKHQAVGVKVESFSTVGESLLYMLEKCLGAAFTPDVQEAWSKLYGAVVKAMQRGWETLPEGD from the exons ATGGAGAGCGGGATGCCGCTGTCTGGCAGGCAGCAAGCGCTGATCCGGGAGAGCTGGCAGCGGGTGAGCGGCAGCCCCGTACAGCACGGCCTCGTCCTTTTCGGCAG GTTGTTTGACTTGGACCCTGACCTGTTGCCCCTTTTCCAGTACAACTGCAAGCAGTTTGCCAGCCCTCAGGAGTGCCTCTCCACCCCCGAGTTCCTGGATCACATCAGGAAG GTGATGCTGGTGATCGATGCTGCTGTGAGCCACCTGGAGAACTTGTCCTGCCTGGAAGAGTATCTCTGCAACCTCGGCAAGAAGCACCAGGCAGTTGGGGTGAAGGTGGAGTCTTTCTCG ACTGTCGGCGAGTCCTTGCTGTACATGCTGGAGAAATGCCTTGGCGCTGCCTTCACCCCAGATGTGCAGGAGGCTTGGAGCAAACTCTACGGTGCTGTGGTGAAGGCCATGCAACGCGGCTGGGAGACCCTCCCAGAAGGGGACTAG